Proteins encoded within one genomic window of Xiphophorus maculatus strain JP 163 A chromosome 11, X_maculatus-5.0-male, whole genome shotgun sequence:
- the LOC102217857 gene encoding protocadherin alpha-C2-like isoform X3 gives MALNCASIRTRSFVSALTFFVALWGFALSITRYSIPEEMEEGSFVANLASDLGLDVRSLLERNAKLDVIHSKNYLDINKDTGELVIREKMDRESICMTKTTSCFLKMDVILSNPVRIFNIELEILDINDNAPVFRRKTMHLDVSEATPPGERFSLTNAVDADVGANSVKTYYLSESKYFSIDIQTGSDGSKYVDLVLNGKLDREEHAIHNLILTAVDGGVPPRSGTASIIINVLDINDKAPTFSQPVFAVNVSENSPVGTVVMTLNATDLDEGTNAQLIYSYTLYTSEKTQELFSLDPQSGEIKVKGVIDYEESQSFEMYIQAQDRGANPLSGHCKVMVYVTDLNDNYPEVTIKSLKRSVTEDVSVGTLIAVVSVSDRDSGDNGAVDLHLNQQEALPFRLDKSSEGYFELLVSKPLDREVKGKYDIKLIVTDRGFPALSENETITLEILDVNDNAPMFSQSFYTIHVMENNPPGALLTSLSAHDPDLNENQYLVYFIMEKEIVNMSMSMLFSINPENGDLYGLKTFDYEREKEFLFHIEARDSGVPPLSSNVTVHIVILDQNDNTPLIVSPWRAHGSVVEEVIPRSTEKGHLVAKVVAVDADSEQNARVTYQLLQISDSTLFSLDQYNGEIRTTRMFSYRDPRQQRLVVVAKDNGQPALSATVTIKISTVEHAMTFLETTELPLEYEVFTNLNLYLVIGLGAVSFLLLITILVIIVLKCQKPKPKAIKMPPANRNSLISQRSSTIADSTLISSDAYWYSLFLAETRKGKVVVRQPIIPKGAGYFVSSIPRSIGPSETTDSRASTLEYSK, from the exons ATGGCGCTTAATTGTGCATCTATACGGACTCGTTCGTTCGTGTCTGCTCTCACGTTTTTTGTCGCGCTGTGGGGATTTGCGCTCTCCATCACCCGCTACTCCATACCGGAGGAGATGGAAGAGGGTTCCTTTGTTGCCAATCTGGCCTCAGATCTGGGTCTGGACGTTCGCAGTTTGCTGGAGCGCAATGCGAAGCTCGATGTCATTCACAGCAAAAATTACCtcgacattaacaaagacacggGGGAGCTGGTCATCCGCGAGAAGATGGACCGGGAGAGCATATGCATGACTAAAACCACCTCATGCTTCCTGAAAATGGATGTCATACTCTCCAATCCCGTTCGCATTTTCAACATCGAGCTGGAGATCTTGGACATCAACGACAACGCGCCCGTTTTTCGTCGGAAGACAATGCACTTGGACGTTTCTGAGGCAACCCCTCCCGGTGAGAGATTCTCCCTGACCAACGCGGTGGATGCGGATGTGGGGGCGAATTCAGTCAAGACCTACTATCTCAGCGAAAGCAAATACTTCAGCATTGACATCCAGACGGGCAGCGACGGCTCCAAATACGTTGATCTAGTGCTCAACGGTAAACTGGACAGAGAGGAGCATGCGATTCataatttgattttaactgCGGTGGATGGAGGTGTGCCTCCCCGCTCTGGTACAGCCAGCATAATTATTAACGTGCTGGACATCAATGATAAAGCCCCCACGTTCAGTCAGCCCGTTTTTGCTGTCAATGTTTCGGAGAACTCTCCAGTGGGGACGGTGGTGATGACATTAAACGCGACTGATTTAGATGAAGGCACAAACGCACAATTAATATACTCGTATACCTTGTACACCTCGGAGAAGACACAGGAGCTCTTCTCCCTAGATCCACAATCAGGCGAGATCAAAGTGAAGGGGGTGATCGATTATGAAGAGAGTCAGAGTTTTGAGATGTACATTCAGGCTCAGGACAGAGGGGCAAACCCGCTGTCAGGACACTGCAAAGTGATGGTTTACGTCACAGATCTAAATGATAACTACCCAGAGGTGACCATCAAGTCCCTGAAGAGATCAGTGACCGAAGATGTGTCGGTAGGGACACTGATTGCTGTGGTGAGCGTCAGTGATAGAGATTCTGGAGACAATGGTGCCGTAGACCTCCACCTGAACCAGCAGGAAGCCTTACCCTTTCGTCTGGACAAGTCCTCAGAAGGTTACTTCGAATTGCTGGTGTCGAAACCGCTGGACCGAGAAGTCAAAGGGAAATACGACATCAAACTAATAGTGACAGACAGAGGTTTCCCAGCTTTATCTGAGAATGAAACCATCACCTTGGAGATCCTGGATGTCAACGACAATGCCCCCATGTTCTCTCAGTCCTTCTACACAATCCATGTTATGGAGAACAATCCACCTGGAGCTTTATTGACATCCCTCAGTGCACATGACCCAGATTTGAATGAGAACCAGTACTTGGTTTATTTCATAATGGAGAAAGAGATAGTTAACATGTCTATGTCCATGCTTTTCTCCATCAATCCTGAGAACGGGGATCTTTATGGCCTTAAGACCTTTGACTATGAAAGAGAGAAGGAGTTCCTGTTCCACATTGAGGCCAGGGACTCTGGGGTCCCTCCTCTGAGCAGCAATGTGACAGTTCACATTGTTATCCtggaccaaaatgacaacacTCCCCTCATTGTATCACCATGGCGAGCACATGGCTCAGTTGTTGAGGAGGTCATACCGAGGTCCACAGAGAAAGGGCACTTGGTGGCCAAAGTGGTTGCCGTTGATGCAGACTCTGAGCAGAATGCCAGAGTCACCTACCAGCTACTGCAGATCAGTGACTCAACTCTCTTCAGCCTGGATCAGTACAATGGTGAGATCAGAACGACAAGGATGTTCAGCTATAGAGACCCAAGGCAGCAGAGGCTGGTAGTTGTTGCTAAAGACAATGGACAACCTGCTTTGTCTGCCACTGTTACCATCAAGATATCAACGGTGGAGCATGCCATGACCTTCTTAGAGACAACAGAGTTACCATTAGAATACGAAGTCTTCACCAACCTAAACCTGTACCTCGTAATTGGTTTAGGAGCTGTGTCCTTTCTGCTGTTGATAACCATCTTGGTTATTATCGTCCTCAAATGTCAAAAGCCAAAGCCAAAGGCCATCAAGATGCCCCCAGCCAACAGAAATAGCCTGATCAGCCAGAGAAGCTCCACCATCGCAGATTCCACCCTGATCTCCAGTGATGCCTACTGGTATAGCTTGTTCCTTGCAGAAACCAGGAAGGGCAAGGTGGTGGTGAGACAACCAATCATTCCCAAAGGAGCAGGATATTTTGTATCCAGCATACCCAGGAGCATAGGCCCAAGTGAAACCACAGACTCCAGAGCATCCACACTGGAG TACTCAAAATGA
- the LOC102217857 gene encoding protocadherin alpha-C2-like isoform X2 translates to MALNCASIRTRSFVSALTFFVALWGFALSITRYSIPEEMEEGSFVANLASDLGLDVRSLLERNAKLDVIHSKNYLDINKDTGELVIREKMDRESICMTKTTSCFLKMDVILSNPVRIFNIELEILDINDNAPVFRRKTMHLDVSEATPPGERFSLTNAVDADVGANSVKTYYLSESKYFSIDIQTGSDGSKYVDLVLNGKLDREEHAIHNLILTAVDGGVPPRSGTASIIINVLDINDKAPTFSQPVFAVNVSENSPVGTVVMTLNATDLDEGTNAQLIYSYTLYTSEKTQELFSLDPQSGEIKVKGVIDYEESQSFEMYIQAQDRGANPLSGHCKVMVYVTDLNDNYPEVTIKSLKRSVTEDVSVGTLIAVVSVSDRDSGDNGAVDLHLNQQEALPFRLDKSSEGYFELLVSKPLDREVKGKYDIKLIVTDRGFPALSENETITLEILDVNDNAPMFSQSFYTIHVMENNPPGALLTSLSAHDPDLNENQYLVYFIMEKEIVNMSMSMLFSINPENGDLYGLKTFDYEREKEFLFHIEARDSGVPPLSSNVTVHIVILDQNDNTPLIVSPWRAHGSVVEEVIPRSTEKGHLVAKVVAVDADSEQNARVTYQLLQISDSTLFSLDQYNGEIRTTRMFSYRDPRQQRLVVVAKDNGQPALSATVTIKISTVEHAMTFLETTELPLEYEVFTNLNLYLVIGLGAVSFLLLITILVIIVLKCQKPKPKAIKMPPANRNSLISQRSSTIADSTLISSDAYWYSLFLAETRKGKVVVRQPIIPKGAGYFVSSIPRSIGPSETTDSRASTLEQPRRELR, encoded by the exons ATGGCGCTTAATTGTGCATCTATACGGACTCGTTCGTTCGTGTCTGCTCTCACGTTTTTTGTCGCGCTGTGGGGATTTGCGCTCTCCATCACCCGCTACTCCATACCGGAGGAGATGGAAGAGGGTTCCTTTGTTGCCAATCTGGCCTCAGATCTGGGTCTGGACGTTCGCAGTTTGCTGGAGCGCAATGCGAAGCTCGATGTCATTCACAGCAAAAATTACCtcgacattaacaaagacacggGGGAGCTGGTCATCCGCGAGAAGATGGACCGGGAGAGCATATGCATGACTAAAACCACCTCATGCTTCCTGAAAATGGATGTCATACTCTCCAATCCCGTTCGCATTTTCAACATCGAGCTGGAGATCTTGGACATCAACGACAACGCGCCCGTTTTTCGTCGGAAGACAATGCACTTGGACGTTTCTGAGGCAACCCCTCCCGGTGAGAGATTCTCCCTGACCAACGCGGTGGATGCGGATGTGGGGGCGAATTCAGTCAAGACCTACTATCTCAGCGAAAGCAAATACTTCAGCATTGACATCCAGACGGGCAGCGACGGCTCCAAATACGTTGATCTAGTGCTCAACGGTAAACTGGACAGAGAGGAGCATGCGATTCataatttgattttaactgCGGTGGATGGAGGTGTGCCTCCCCGCTCTGGTACAGCCAGCATAATTATTAACGTGCTGGACATCAATGATAAAGCCCCCACGTTCAGTCAGCCCGTTTTTGCTGTCAATGTTTCGGAGAACTCTCCAGTGGGGACGGTGGTGATGACATTAAACGCGACTGATTTAGATGAAGGCACAAACGCACAATTAATATACTCGTATACCTTGTACACCTCGGAGAAGACACAGGAGCTCTTCTCCCTAGATCCACAATCAGGCGAGATCAAAGTGAAGGGGGTGATCGATTATGAAGAGAGTCAGAGTTTTGAGATGTACATTCAGGCTCAGGACAGAGGGGCAAACCCGCTGTCAGGACACTGCAAAGTGATGGTTTACGTCACAGATCTAAATGATAACTACCCAGAGGTGACCATCAAGTCCCTGAAGAGATCAGTGACCGAAGATGTGTCGGTAGGGACACTGATTGCTGTGGTGAGCGTCAGTGATAGAGATTCTGGAGACAATGGTGCCGTAGACCTCCACCTGAACCAGCAGGAAGCCTTACCCTTTCGTCTGGACAAGTCCTCAGAAGGTTACTTCGAATTGCTGGTGTCGAAACCGCTGGACCGAGAAGTCAAAGGGAAATACGACATCAAACTAATAGTGACAGACAGAGGTTTCCCAGCTTTATCTGAGAATGAAACCATCACCTTGGAGATCCTGGATGTCAACGACAATGCCCCCATGTTCTCTCAGTCCTTCTACACAATCCATGTTATGGAGAACAATCCACCTGGAGCTTTATTGACATCCCTCAGTGCACATGACCCAGATTTGAATGAGAACCAGTACTTGGTTTATTTCATAATGGAGAAAGAGATAGTTAACATGTCTATGTCCATGCTTTTCTCCATCAATCCTGAGAACGGGGATCTTTATGGCCTTAAGACCTTTGACTATGAAAGAGAGAAGGAGTTCCTGTTCCACATTGAGGCCAGGGACTCTGGGGTCCCTCCTCTGAGCAGCAATGTGACAGTTCACATTGTTATCCtggaccaaaatgacaacacTCCCCTCATTGTATCACCATGGCGAGCACATGGCTCAGTTGTTGAGGAGGTCATACCGAGGTCCACAGAGAAAGGGCACTTGGTGGCCAAAGTGGTTGCCGTTGATGCAGACTCTGAGCAGAATGCCAGAGTCACCTACCAGCTACTGCAGATCAGTGACTCAACTCTCTTCAGCCTGGATCAGTACAATGGTGAGATCAGAACGACAAGGATGTTCAGCTATAGAGACCCAAGGCAGCAGAGGCTGGTAGTTGTTGCTAAAGACAATGGACAACCTGCTTTGTCTGCCACTGTTACCATCAAGATATCAACGGTGGAGCATGCCATGACCTTCTTAGAGACAACAGAGTTACCATTAGAATACGAAGTCTTCACCAACCTAAACCTGTACCTCGTAATTGGTTTAGGAGCTGTGTCCTTTCTGCTGTTGATAACCATCTTGGTTATTATCGTCCTCAAATGTCAAAAGCCAAAGCCAAAGGCCATCAAGATGCCCCCAGCCAACAGAAATAGCCTGATCAGCCAGAGAAGCTCCACCATCGCAGATTCCACCCTGATCTCCAGTGATGCCTACTGGTATAGCTTGTTCCTTGCAGAAACCAGGAAGGGCAAGGTGGTGGTGAGACAACCAATCATTCCCAAAGGAGCAGGATATTTTGTATCCAGCATACCCAGGAGCATAGGCCCAAGTGAAACCACAGACTCCAGAGCATCCACACTGGAG CAGCCAAGAAGAGAGCTACGGTGA
- the LOC102217857 gene encoding protocadherin alpha-C2-like isoform X1 produces the protein MALNCASIRTRSFVSALTFFVALWGFALSITRYSIPEEMEEGSFVANLASDLGLDVRSLLERNAKLDVIHSKNYLDINKDTGELVIREKMDRESICMTKTTSCFLKMDVILSNPVRIFNIELEILDINDNAPVFRRKTMHLDVSEATPPGERFSLTNAVDADVGANSVKTYYLSESKYFSIDIQTGSDGSKYVDLVLNGKLDREEHAIHNLILTAVDGGVPPRSGTASIIINVLDINDKAPTFSQPVFAVNVSENSPVGTVVMTLNATDLDEGTNAQLIYSYTLYTSEKTQELFSLDPQSGEIKVKGVIDYEESQSFEMYIQAQDRGANPLSGHCKVMVYVTDLNDNYPEVTIKSLKRSVTEDVSVGTLIAVVSVSDRDSGDNGAVDLHLNQQEALPFRLDKSSEGYFELLVSKPLDREVKGKYDIKLIVTDRGFPALSENETITLEILDVNDNAPMFSQSFYTIHVMENNPPGALLTSLSAHDPDLNENQYLVYFIMEKEIVNMSMSMLFSINPENGDLYGLKTFDYEREKEFLFHIEARDSGVPPLSSNVTVHIVILDQNDNTPLIVSPWRAHGSVVEEVIPRSTEKGHLVAKVVAVDADSEQNARVTYQLLQISDSTLFSLDQYNGEIRTTRMFSYRDPRQQRLVVVAKDNGQPALSATVTIKISTVEHAMTFLETTELPLEYEVFTNLNLYLVIGLGAVSFLLLITILVIIVLKCQKPKPKAIKMPPANRNSLISQRSSTIADSTLISSDAYWYSLFLAETRKGKVVVRQPIIPKGAGYFVSSIPRSIGPSETTDSRASTLEQQPRRELR, from the exons ATGGCGCTTAATTGTGCATCTATACGGACTCGTTCGTTCGTGTCTGCTCTCACGTTTTTTGTCGCGCTGTGGGGATTTGCGCTCTCCATCACCCGCTACTCCATACCGGAGGAGATGGAAGAGGGTTCCTTTGTTGCCAATCTGGCCTCAGATCTGGGTCTGGACGTTCGCAGTTTGCTGGAGCGCAATGCGAAGCTCGATGTCATTCACAGCAAAAATTACCtcgacattaacaaagacacggGGGAGCTGGTCATCCGCGAGAAGATGGACCGGGAGAGCATATGCATGACTAAAACCACCTCATGCTTCCTGAAAATGGATGTCATACTCTCCAATCCCGTTCGCATTTTCAACATCGAGCTGGAGATCTTGGACATCAACGACAACGCGCCCGTTTTTCGTCGGAAGACAATGCACTTGGACGTTTCTGAGGCAACCCCTCCCGGTGAGAGATTCTCCCTGACCAACGCGGTGGATGCGGATGTGGGGGCGAATTCAGTCAAGACCTACTATCTCAGCGAAAGCAAATACTTCAGCATTGACATCCAGACGGGCAGCGACGGCTCCAAATACGTTGATCTAGTGCTCAACGGTAAACTGGACAGAGAGGAGCATGCGATTCataatttgattttaactgCGGTGGATGGAGGTGTGCCTCCCCGCTCTGGTACAGCCAGCATAATTATTAACGTGCTGGACATCAATGATAAAGCCCCCACGTTCAGTCAGCCCGTTTTTGCTGTCAATGTTTCGGAGAACTCTCCAGTGGGGACGGTGGTGATGACATTAAACGCGACTGATTTAGATGAAGGCACAAACGCACAATTAATATACTCGTATACCTTGTACACCTCGGAGAAGACACAGGAGCTCTTCTCCCTAGATCCACAATCAGGCGAGATCAAAGTGAAGGGGGTGATCGATTATGAAGAGAGTCAGAGTTTTGAGATGTACATTCAGGCTCAGGACAGAGGGGCAAACCCGCTGTCAGGACACTGCAAAGTGATGGTTTACGTCACAGATCTAAATGATAACTACCCAGAGGTGACCATCAAGTCCCTGAAGAGATCAGTGACCGAAGATGTGTCGGTAGGGACACTGATTGCTGTGGTGAGCGTCAGTGATAGAGATTCTGGAGACAATGGTGCCGTAGACCTCCACCTGAACCAGCAGGAAGCCTTACCCTTTCGTCTGGACAAGTCCTCAGAAGGTTACTTCGAATTGCTGGTGTCGAAACCGCTGGACCGAGAAGTCAAAGGGAAATACGACATCAAACTAATAGTGACAGACAGAGGTTTCCCAGCTTTATCTGAGAATGAAACCATCACCTTGGAGATCCTGGATGTCAACGACAATGCCCCCATGTTCTCTCAGTCCTTCTACACAATCCATGTTATGGAGAACAATCCACCTGGAGCTTTATTGACATCCCTCAGTGCACATGACCCAGATTTGAATGAGAACCAGTACTTGGTTTATTTCATAATGGAGAAAGAGATAGTTAACATGTCTATGTCCATGCTTTTCTCCATCAATCCTGAGAACGGGGATCTTTATGGCCTTAAGACCTTTGACTATGAAAGAGAGAAGGAGTTCCTGTTCCACATTGAGGCCAGGGACTCTGGGGTCCCTCCTCTGAGCAGCAATGTGACAGTTCACATTGTTATCCtggaccaaaatgacaacacTCCCCTCATTGTATCACCATGGCGAGCACATGGCTCAGTTGTTGAGGAGGTCATACCGAGGTCCACAGAGAAAGGGCACTTGGTGGCCAAAGTGGTTGCCGTTGATGCAGACTCTGAGCAGAATGCCAGAGTCACCTACCAGCTACTGCAGATCAGTGACTCAACTCTCTTCAGCCTGGATCAGTACAATGGTGAGATCAGAACGACAAGGATGTTCAGCTATAGAGACCCAAGGCAGCAGAGGCTGGTAGTTGTTGCTAAAGACAATGGACAACCTGCTTTGTCTGCCACTGTTACCATCAAGATATCAACGGTGGAGCATGCCATGACCTTCTTAGAGACAACAGAGTTACCATTAGAATACGAAGTCTTCACCAACCTAAACCTGTACCTCGTAATTGGTTTAGGAGCTGTGTCCTTTCTGCTGTTGATAACCATCTTGGTTATTATCGTCCTCAAATGTCAAAAGCCAAAGCCAAAGGCCATCAAGATGCCCCCAGCCAACAGAAATAGCCTGATCAGCCAGAGAAGCTCCACCATCGCAGATTCCACCCTGATCTCCAGTGATGCCTACTGGTATAGCTTGTTCCTTGCAGAAACCAGGAAGGGCAAGGTGGTGGTGAGACAACCAATCATTCCCAAAGGAGCAGGATATTTTGTATCCAGCATACCCAGGAGCATAGGCCCAAGTGAAACCACAGACTCCAGAGCATCCACACTGGAG cagCAGCCAAGAAGAGAGCTACGGTGA